In the genome of Amphiura filiformis chromosome 11, Afil_fr2py, whole genome shotgun sequence, the window TGATGCGCAGTTCATGCGCTGTGCTTTATTCCCGAAATTGCGAAAGGGcagataatagaggttatccacttcactcatgtctgacttctaacaaaaggcgctggttcccgtagtattcctcattcaaaccaattcaatgcatgacctcggagttacctgcatgactttggcgggctattttgaaaaagttatggttgcacattcaggtacttcttttgaaagttctaaacaaggtatagcagtcgttaataggatatgcagcttatagaacgcggataacctctattgattccccaagtattcgttattcaatctattcccAGTCTATATATCCAATACCTATATCTTATACCTTCTAACCAATGTTTGTTGACGTAAAATCGATCATAATATTATATTGTCACCAAATATTCAACgacaaatatattttgatttttcgtCTAAAAAACATTCGTTAAAAGATGTATTGAAATAGATTGAAAGTTGAATACTTGTTGCATCGAAAGTTCAACGTCGAAATGATTAGATGGAACATGAACTGGCCGTTCAGTGACAGTGTGACGAGCCATGTCACCTCACAACTACACAATATCTGGATTGGTCAACGATTAGGTTTGGTACTTTGGCTGTTTCAGAATTACGTATTGCTTAATTACAATCTTCTGACTTCATGGTTGTTTTGTACAATTTGATTGATTGGTTAGATGATATGCGCCATATTTAACGtaagctttggacatttaattattttattgatttttcacccgggtaagtcgggtggaaaataaagaaaatagtaAAATACAAAGCTAACCTAAATAGGGCGCCTCAGCCTAATGAGTGAAAGAACTCGGATATTttgcattaactttggtttcaaagcaaatagtACCATTGAATATCACGCTATCAAAATAACAAAGGTTTTGCAAGCTTGGTTAAAAATTATGTGGTCTGGTAGACGCTGGTGTATTATTCTGCCTTTTGTGAAGCAACATCatatgtcaactcatctatagcctACTAAAGTCTAAAGAGGCGATGTGCGACATCTTACAACACTCAAAACAATTTTAGTTATCAAAAACACAGTAGCTAATGCCAACAACACAGCACTAAAGATGGAATTCACTTTCTCTGGATCCCAGTTGCCATCAATACCCGCGCTTAATGCCCAAATCACCACAGGCCAAACGCTGAATGTATAACGCAAATATTTCTCCCATATGAAATTCTCCAAAACGAAATAGGCTAGAACCTCGCATGTAAGGATCGCGAGACTGATTGTGCTTGCTGTTGGCTGAGGCGCACCCGCAGTGTATGTTACGACGACACCCAGGTTTATTAGGGTCGCTATGGTGATCCATGTCCCGTGTAAAGCGACGCCATTTTGAATGATAACACGGTTCAGAACAAGACTCACTCTGTGaattacaaaaaaagaaagaaaaatattaggTTTATAAACCGTCATTGATACTTATTTGACATTGTTTTTACATACAGTGACCACCCTCAAACCCAACACACAGCCACACAAACTACGAAATAACACACGTTTCTCTAGTCGAAGTTGTTTATCAacttttcatacactcttagcaCCACATAGCCAATCTGAAAAGTCGTTAGAAAAATATGCAGTGTGCattaattattgtatataccttTTTCCCGTGACGTCatttaatcgatattggggtcttagATGTAAACAAAAAACACGTGCGTTTCCAACGTGCCCGCgatgtgaaaacaccaaatactgcgtattttctcctttCACTTTAGCcactacaaaataattatttgaacGGGAACTGTATACTGGTTACATTTTGTGTCAGTTAGTTTTGACACtacaaaaatacaaaagatacggaaaaaccgcgatgttatttgaaaatcaatctttgttttgttttacttttatggcgtgaccacagaggagtaagataagacagagcgcgtaccaccagtcgaagtctccgcctcatccgataatgagggccgattgttccatgaaatgcgacaggcgagactgctacgcaattaccgcgtattttcatggtctatcgcgtaatcgcgaaagcacgcaacgctctatcgcgtatacgcgaaggcacgcagcgctggcgtgattgtttgacacagcatgatcgaacaatcggccctcatgaatatgcgagaactggtaccatacaatacacggggactttgactggtggtattcgctctgtcttatcttactcctctgtgggcgTGACGAACTAAACGCGTATTGCGAGCTAGAAATctcgcgcaggacgcctagcgtcacgcaaagttgatcgcgcgcgccggcgcggtatttgcgtttgggtgcggatgactcgaatgctggaacCAATATGGATCGATTGGTGATGTCtggggaaaaaggtctataaatgCACGGGCACGCACTCCGCGTATTATGCGTAGTGCTTTCGCACGCGTTCGCATCCCGTAGGATTGATTAATTTTTCTTTGTGGgccgggttgatgcatttatatttactcgtattttccaacatttttagtgacaattttgttataaaaatagcaaaaatcacggtttttttctcgtgtatgaaataagttacaaaattgtacaaaataatgtcttGTACTAAGATGTtgctgcgtctaatgcactcccccttcggggctcgttcATTAgatacatcaacatctcagtacacgtAGGCTACATTacacaatttcactctcaacaagtaatacgcatttacTAACTTGTAATTTTATACCACCTAAGTAGAtacttgtcatttgattggttgattgttggtCACATCTCATTCAATAAATAAACCAAACAAAATATGCTTCCGCCACCAATGAATAATTTACCTGTGATTTTCCTGCATGTATTTCAAATGACGATCTAATCTTCGGTGATGATCAAACAACATCGCATAAAGCAAAAAATCATAGGCCAAAAACACAGCCAAAGCCCATGGCATGTATTGTCGATCCCAGAGAAACAACCATGCGATGTTAAACCCCATGTCAAGGATATAAAAAACCAAAAACAGCCTGCTGATTATGGGTGGGTTGAGATAGACTGGTCCGGATTGGTTCTTAATACAGATTGATATCAGGATTAGGATAATCCCTAGGATTAACCAGGTGTAGATTATCCCCCATATAGAGAAGGCCCATCCATTTGGCGTTATCTCCAGGTAATAGGCATCTGAGATGTCACCCGTATCATTCTTGAACCAACCTGCCAGGATAGAATAGAATTTCATCATCaaaatcaatgtattattgaaaaataacactttgatattttgcgaaagttcattctacaaatcatacactttgaaaacttgcttgatttattgttgtgaatgagtcttttgtgttgatttgcaatgGAACGTTATTacttaagggtggtgcaataattatgtgtaccccgggggtgaattctcaaaatggtctgccaaaaatcgcttgccccccctctggccgtgccaaaaatctttgcccccccctttcgacgtgccaaaaacctttgccccccttttgatgtgccaaaaatctttgcccccccccttacacatgcaagattttggggaacccgaatttaaaaccttaaattgtcttatcatatagtgcgagcgcagcgagcaggaaattttgcatatttgaacgtgttcctaatgttttcctacgcctttttagggcgtaatatagaaacggtgcccaaaatatctgtgccaaaaatcacttgaccccccccttttgacctgccaaaaaatgcttgccccccccttttggcctgccatctttgccccccctataattcacccccccgggggtacacataattattgcaccacccctaacagcTGTTGTTCAATCATAGTATGATATTGAGCCACATTTCAGAAAAACTTATTTGGTGGTTTAACAGTGTATAGGAATGGCAAGCTGATGAACTATAATCTTCAAATGATTAAGTTTCATGTTCGAAGACCATTCAAACATGCATCCCTTTTTGACGTTTTTGACACCCACCGtgatttttacattgtttaaaattacgtcAGTCATTCCTTACACTATGTGTGGCTCACGCAAGCAATACGTATGTCCTTACACTACAATTTCTACCACAAAAACGTCTTTGATTTCTGTAAATAATTTGTTATGATGATAAAGTGAACCCCCGGCCTTAAATATTGTACGCAAATACAGTAAGTAACCTTAAGCTTACCTATATCAGTCCCTGCGCCCGCTAAAGCATTAATGCCCATAGCACACACGAATACAACAGCTAAAATTACAGATAAGATGATGTACCCGCTATCATGCTGTTTCCCCTCATGTCTTGCAATGTCAGAATCCATCATTGAGTCTTTTGACTGTACGAACacgtattatattatagtttttGCTATAACATGACTTATAACTCCTCAGCTCTcttgtataggcctaataatggtGCGAGTTATACAGAGTGTGGTCCGTTCTGCGTCAATAGTTTTTTATGCAACCTCGGACGATTCCTGTTAAGGTGACACTGGACATCCATTGTTGCAGCTGACCGATTGATACGCCTCCTGCACATAATTAGCTATAATTATGCACTAACGAtccgaaaaaagtgaaaaaaaaaaaaacaacaacaaaaaatccccaaaaatcccataatatgataataataaaaataccactgataataataataatataataataatactactaatAATACTACTAAAGATActactaataatattaataatactaacAATACTAAAAATActactaataatattaataatattaataatattaataatactaaaaatactaaaaatactactaataataataatactaaaaaaactaaaaataataataataatactaaaaatactaaaaatactgctactgctactactactactactactactactactactactactactactactactactactactaccactaccactaccactaccaccactgaccaccaccaccaccaccaccaccaccaccaccacccggcaccaccaccaccaccaccaccaccaccaccaccaccaccaccaccacactaccactaccactaccactaccactaccactaccactaccactaccactaccactaccactactactaccaggcggcataggacacgcaacacggacgtacgaggctggcgaagatacagggctgacagccccattcacaatacacggttagcgattataaatggacaattattaacatacttgcagtggggtactttgcagaaccccaacggttttagagtaagataattttgctttgacaccacataacaaatttagaattgtttgtgaagatttcatgattatgtgttaatccacaGGCGACGTCAGAAATAGAGATATCGCATCTACCATCATctgactactactactactaccaagccccccctctcggcccgccaaaaataataaatgataataatattaaaataatattagataaAATACTCCGCTCTACCTTAAGCTTGCCTCTTATACAAAAATGTTAGGGCTTTCACCCCGCGCTTGTTATATACCTACAGTCTCTGTATCGGTTTGGAATATTTGTATTGATTGTAATGCTACTGTATAAAATGATTGCAACAAGAGGAAAGGGAAAGAGTCTGAAAGAATCTATTAAAGTTCCGTATGTTCGTTTGTTTACATCGTGCTGGTATTATAGCTTATTATTGACTGTGCTAGAAAAGAAAATACGCCGTGTGTACTTGACCAGCCGCCTGACTGTGATTACAACGTAATCAGGTCCACCTTGATATAGCGCCAAGAATTTTTACCCTAATGCAtagttccaggatctgtgcttaaTGTAAAttcttcatactgcagttactgtccgttttcctatacactatacacagtgctctcacccattgacgcgtgacctctacaaatagtgtatgttagaaatataggcaattgcctagttaacgtcactgtaaAACtagaacatgtcacaaataatctgagatatagatgcttggaaaaactttccaaacttttgttgaggagttaaaAATAAAGTACAGTATAACTGTAAAATGTTAACTAATGTATTTTCGTACCAAATATTAACGACACCTGTATAACATCATGTAGGAACCAATGGCGCTTATTGTCTAAACCTACTGGGATACAAATTATTCTTAAATTGTAACGTAATTCCAGTCTCCCTTCCCATAATTCAATGTTCCCTGATATGGACTCAGAAAAGCAAATGATATGTTTTACACGCAATGGCGAATCCAAAACAATAACGGATCTCTTACATTGCATTTTGACTACCATGGTAATAGAACTACTCTAAAACATCAATATACATATATCAATTTGATTTCTCTTTATATCAAATTGAAATGTTAATAATGACGATTCTAAACGCCTATCTGGATACTGATACTGTAGTGATAGCAATAATGACGATTTAATCATAATAATGGGCATTACATTTCGTTTGAACGCATTTATTGATATTTAAACAATGAAACCATTCCAAAAATAGCTGAAACATTGACACCAACAAATGCAGAATATTACCCTGGATACCAGCTCCCGTATTCCTGGGGAACCCATCAAAATGGAATTTCAATGCGAtactataaataataaataataataaataaactttAGTACACATTTATATGTGATCTTAgcttatatatataatattatgaacatttcaaaatcagtaaaataatcagcgaaataattacaaatattgtGTAAAATTAGTCAGAACCCTAATTTCTTTAATATACCAGACGCCATAATAACTGGTTCCCCCGATGGCACTATGGTAACGACAACGATGTTACagttattttctttggaaggagtaTTAGTTTTTTCCTTGCCTACCAGCGAGGGGGATGTGTACATCATTATCAGGAATTATATACATATAGGATTGGAAGATGACGTAGAGTTACCCAATTTTCGTCAACATGTCTAAGGCAATTAAAGTCGCCATAGCGGCTTTGACAGGTAAGAAATcttaaacaacaaacaaacaattgaaaacaaaatcgGAATTGTCGTCATtaaagtcattttaaattatctttTCAATGAAATCATTCAATTAACTTAATTTTAGTTTACATTCGACATGTTTGAGCTATTCATATTCGAATTCTTtctgttgtgaaaatgtttttgCTATTATTTTTACTGTGTTTTTCTAGAAAAATTAATGTTATGTAATGATTTTGGTAATGTTTGTTGACTTGGGGTTAGGAGTGGGATAAGACAGAATATCTTGCAGACGATTTATCGCTCCTTCTGGTTAGGCCACTGTATTGATCGTaattttatggttagggttagaatGCCGAGGGAATCGTTGTTTTTGTTATATTTAATATTGTTAATGCATCTAAAACAATCCGCCTAAAAACCATGTAGCTAGTTAagttttgatatgttttttttaaatgtgtgtttgttatgtttattttattatcatttataCACAGCCATTATCTGTGTCTGTGGGGCCAATGACTGCGTCATGTGGCAGCAACCCGATCCAGATCGTCCCGAATTAGGTTTACGTTGGGTCCTACCTAAGGGAATCTTGTGTAGTTGTACCAAAATTCTGCTCGGAGGAACGAACCTGTCACCTCTCCCAGGTTTAGAGAACTTCTATTACCCGGATGATCCATTAACGCTGGTTAACAATGACAATGTCACGGAGTTACGTGAGAAACTAGGATGTGCCACTGCAGATTCGGAAGGTATGTATTCACGTGTATTaattaaggttacggagggtgaaaattccactcaacttgtcttttgtttttaatttttatttatgaagtatatgtatatattaaacatctcagagatgtagattgaaaaaattgtatcaacaaagtattttttaaattatttttgtgtatcaatatttgctctagatatcccacagcactaattcttttttaaagacagttcttgttttaaggggacactacactaaatcctttcGCATTTGGTGtaaactcatggaagaaagagaaggtgtgaggggctatcattttctttggaagggggaatcccaaatatacatggggggcccgtgggttagattttaaaaggtatgccaacatttcctgtcatcctcccctggccctgctcttatctcggccagcctaactttgccaatgtggaaactttaaatggcctagatattatgatgcagatttgaatgtttctgtagtgtttcctaagccttataaagatgcactgtaaatgtttgccaaaaactgctccccccccccattctaccctccccaggactcataattattatgcacctagttactttattgtattttcacatgtatttcaatgggacatttatttagtgatgtgccccttatagtgattattattccagtgcatgaactggcaaccctatcattttcatttgattgctaaaatcactgaagcatatgcacagtggagcatgagtattcaaccagcactatactagacaaaatcaataaaataagtactatcaccttggccctggcaacactaactagcattgtaaacaagttagcacatggtttgaacatgataatagatagtgtggaagttttggcagaaatttgtcaatttctgcaagttttgtgaaaatcaattgatacttcccatgcagtaaggattatcagtagtaatacaggagcactgcacctggaatattatgggattgtgaattgatagtgtgaaatagcagaaaatgtgagtacttgaaactaaatgtgtggatatctcagaactccattttggaccatttggcctgatatgctgagatgaaataaattatttttaatgtttccgtagctgattcataaaattttgatatgcatgtgttagctgatacttcaaagaaataatgtagggaataattgtgtcaatatattggcacactaaattaatattgttgttgcaaaaagacgacatttaccccatcattttcattgacattctgtgaacatgtaagcttactgttttaaatcaggaggacctatcgaaagaataaataggtacattatttcattggtttgtttgtaacacatatgcgaaatcgcaatgaaatcggaccctctccccatattttcctggcctctttcccaaaaaacctcatgctcatgaaattgaacacaaattgaaacacttacaaagtacatttgtgtatgagctatgacgttaaaagtattacaataataatcattagagtgtcaactttaagatgaagtatgatttttaggcctgccatgtttattttttgaaaaacaaaatattttaggtggctacgtgcagccaatttgcctacacaagagttcaaaatcctgtataaccttaaaaCACTAATCATGTTGATGTTAGCATCCTCCTTTTACAGTACGCTAAATCAgatgtccacgaaaaaagcttatttcctcCAACATTGCAGTTGATTCGGATATTgaatttgcgagttacgcatatttttttaacgtattttgataccccatatATTGTAATTTTTGGCTATTGACAGTCCGAAAATACAAATTGGGCCAGCCGTTTTAAACTACCAACTCTGCAAGAAAACTGATGCACACAGTGTCATTATGTAGTCCTAGATTTCTGATGGCATTAAAATCCTCAACTTTGTGGTCCACAGCCTCCCAGGTGAGGCTGTGCACCACAAACcacaaagtgcccctttaattATACTTAATGGTCATATTTGTTTATAAAAGCATAAATTGCATTATCTTTATATAAATGCTGactaaaaattatgaaattagcATCTTGAAAATTGTATAGAAATGTAGGTAAAATGGGTGAAAATCAAGCTTGTCAACGAAAAGAACATCATACCTGCCGAAAATGCCTAGAAAAAAACCCCTACTATCTTCGTCTGAATTATATAAAAATGGTAACATGCATGCTTGTCAGTGTGCGATGCAtttaaccttttttttaaaattttaaccaattatgaaaaaaattgaaaatatatccGAATTTTATGTAACCTTCCATTAACAGTAACATATCAGAGCAAAAATGCAAAGATGTATTACAAACCCGTTAATGTTACAGACTTTTTATTTCATGGAAAACTACGTTTTCACAAGAATTACTAGAGGAAATAAATGTTTAGAATTACCCATCGAGTATAAATAAGTTTgagaaattttattttattattaaagcATATTATTTTAATGAGGAATGTGGCCCGAAAACTAGCTTGTATTCAAGGTAAAACTATTGCACTATTGTTCGACGTTGCCATGGGATCGGTCTATTAATCGCAATAATTTGGTATGACGTGTGCTTTTTTAAAACGTATAAATTGAACATAGTTCTGCATGATTAATAATTTATACCTTCACCTATTATTTTCTGACAATGCAGTTAATTAGTAGAATGCagctattagcatgattagaccATGCAAGTCTCTACATTTTGCGTTATTCAAATTCTttaatattgtgatgtgccctgagtaatttaatttgatgatttatctttgtttacaaagttacatgggtgatgacattttggggaattcccctctcaaattgagcaaaacaagctgaatcatatctaatttggaatatttggaaaccacctgaaaatgatgtaatgggatttcccctcaggaagtgatgttatgggatttcccctcaggaagtgatgtaatgagaaaggttaatgttataagtaggacttgggaatttcccagattgagcatagtgtgaaggcagtaaatggcccagaatagaatggggtttttcccaagcttggtatataataagaaaatgtaaacaatgattcacagtggatagtgttgatctgggctatgcttacagtccaattccttgaaagaaatgaaattacaaaccagaaatattttatgtagtcaaagtactactatttaccagtgttgtcggagaagatctagaatacgtcaaagaacgttattcttccaagaaaggaaatatattcttctgtcgacttgctgaagtctggtattttgattcaacgcaactgtcaaaataagtggggacaactgcatcgcagtcctgcttcctgaagatattgtgtgaaaggtggaaatagcaccaagtttggagaaagcagcgcaaggagcttaatattggagaacggcgcaaggagtaaagtgatttggagaactgcgcaaggagttacgaatgtgtttggagaacgacgcaaggagagtttagtacttgggagaaagtaacaccatttttgtatgaggattttatacgcaaggatttaccAATGCAAGTgcacaaaggacttcgctgattttcgcaggacaagtgaataaggatatattacatcagtcgtccagaacattgcaagaactttatgatcaccacgaagaagaatgctggctaagtacaaaatagataaagagtgattatatttgattagtgtatatgtgcatttgttgtcattatattgtaccaaacaaaacttgctttcaattaaagacttagattttgttagcataatcaaacagtg includes:
- the LOC140164448 gene encoding uncharacterized protein — encoded protein: MMDSDIARHEGKQHDSGYIILSVILAVVFVCAMGINALAGAGTDIGWFKNDTGDISDAYYLEITPNGWAFSIWGIIYTWLILGIILILISICIKNQSGPVYLNPPIISRLFLVFYILDMGFNIAWLFLWDRQYMPWALAVFLAYDFLLYAMLFDHHRRLDRHLKYMQENHRVSLVLNRVIIQNGVALHGTWITIATLINLGVVVTYTAGAPQPTASTISLAILTCEVLAYFVLENFIWEKYLRYTFSVWPVVIWALSAGIDGNWDPEKVNSIFSAVLLALATVFLITKIVLSVVRCRTSPL